The Mycolicibacterium smegmatis genome has a window encoding:
- a CDS encoding ABC transporter ATP-binding protein, which yields MSALLQVNDLRVSFTTDGGVVRAVDGVSFDLKRGEILAVVGESGSGKSVTAQTLIGLTRASNSAITGAIDFGGRDINSLDDGALREIRGEHIAMVFQDPMTSLNPVYRVGDQIIEMIRAHRDMSKAEARDKAVELLRAVGIPHPEQRVSDYPHEFSGGMRQRVMIAMALALEPEVLIADEPTTALDVTVQAQILRLVDRLNQERELAVVLITHDLGVVAEVADRVVVMYAGQIVEDGTLDEIFYDPQHPYTWGLLGSLPRVEDTNQERLQQIPGQPPSLLNPPTGCRFAARCAHAFSKCTQPPPLEDRKGDGHLDRCWLTPEEKRTLR from the coding sequence ATGAGCGCACTTCTTCAGGTGAACGACCTGAGGGTCAGTTTCACCACTGACGGCGGGGTGGTCCGTGCTGTCGACGGAGTCTCGTTCGACCTCAAACGCGGCGAGATCCTCGCCGTGGTCGGCGAATCCGGTTCCGGTAAGAGCGTGACGGCTCAGACGCTCATCGGTCTCACGCGGGCCTCCAACTCCGCGATCACCGGCGCGATCGATTTCGGCGGGCGTGACATCAACTCGCTCGACGACGGGGCGTTGCGCGAGATCCGCGGCGAGCACATCGCGATGGTGTTCCAGGATCCGATGACATCGCTCAACCCGGTCTACCGGGTCGGCGATCAGATCATCGAGATGATCCGGGCCCACCGCGACATGTCGAAGGCCGAGGCGCGCGACAAGGCGGTCGAACTGCTTCGCGCCGTGGGCATTCCGCATCCGGAGCAGCGGGTCTCGGACTATCCGCACGAGTTCTCCGGCGGTATGCGCCAGCGCGTGATGATCGCCATGGCGCTCGCGCTCGAACCCGAGGTGCTGATCGCCGACGAGCCCACCACCGCACTCGACGTCACGGTGCAGGCCCAGATCCTGCGCCTGGTCGACCGGCTCAACCAGGAGCGTGAACTCGCGGTCGTCCTCATCACGCACGATCTGGGCGTGGTGGCCGAGGTGGCCGATCGCGTGGTCGTGATGTACGCCGGGCAGATCGTCGAGGACGGCACGCTCGACGAGATCTTCTACGATCCGCAACACCCGTACACGTGGGGCCTGCTGGGATCGCTGCCGCGTGTCGAGGACACGAACCAAGAGCGTCTGCAACAGATCCCGGGACAGCCACCGTCGCTGCTCAACCCGCCGACCGGATGCCGGTTCGCGGCCCGCTGCGCGCATGCGTTCTCCAAGTGCACGCAACCGCCGCCGCTGGAGGACCGCAAGGGTGACGGACATCTGGATCGCTGTTGGCTCACGCCGGAGGAGAAGAGGACACTGCGGTGA
- a CDS encoding ABC transporter substrate-binding protein: protein MIAGRKCLKIASVAAVAVLGVAACGGGGGSGGSSGAANEGGEVNVTMTSFPDYVDPQLSYTMEGWEVLYNTYVPLLTYKHAKGEEGAEVAPGLAEDMPEVSPDGKTYKLKLRQNMKYADGTPIKASDFTYAIQRLFKADSGGSVFFGVIVGANDYAEGKADTITGIQTNDDTGDITINLTEANGTFDNLLGLPFSAPVPPTTPLDTDATNNPPPGSGPFTITSVDAPHTLVMERNPQFQTVKDAGADEVADAHVDKIIVTQNKSNSAQVTDIEQNKTDFMHDPPDADRLPEVKARFGDRFRLEDSINTYYFWMNTQQAPFNDVRVRQAVNYAIDPEALNRVFGGRLHPTQQILPPGMPGYEEFTLYPGPDMDKAKQLIAEANPADRDITVWTDDEPDRKRIGEYYHDVLTQLGFNATLKVIAGDVYWTTIGNQTTPDLDTGFGDWFQDFPHPDDFFRPLINGKSILPTNGNNFSRVAIPELDAKMNELLTQQLTDETKKGYADLDRAYMEQAVWAPYGNEQLATFLSDRMDFDRSYHHVLFNQDFTSFALK, encoded by the coding sequence ATGATCGCTGGGCGCAAGTGTTTGAAGATCGCCAGTGTCGCCGCAGTCGCAGTGCTGGGCGTCGCGGCGTGCGGGGGCGGCGGAGGTAGTGGGGGCAGCAGCGGTGCGGCCAACGAGGGCGGGGAGGTCAACGTCACCATGACGTCGTTCCCCGACTACGTCGACCCGCAGCTCTCCTACACGATGGAGGGCTGGGAGGTCCTGTACAACACCTATGTCCCGCTGCTGACGTACAAGCACGCCAAGGGCGAAGAGGGCGCGGAGGTGGCGCCCGGTCTCGCCGAGGACATGCCCGAGGTCTCACCGGACGGCAAGACCTACAAGCTCAAGCTGCGGCAGAACATGAAGTACGCCGACGGAACCCCCATCAAGGCATCGGATTTCACGTACGCAATCCAGCGGCTGTTCAAGGCCGACTCGGGCGGCTCGGTGTTCTTCGGCGTCATCGTGGGTGCCAACGACTACGCAGAAGGCAAGGCCGACACCATCACTGGCATCCAAACCAATGATGACACCGGTGACATAACCATCAACCTCACCGAGGCCAACGGCACGTTCGACAACCTGCTCGGTCTTCCGTTCTCGGCGCCGGTTCCGCCCACCACGCCGCTGGACACCGACGCCACGAACAACCCGCCACCGGGCAGCGGTCCGTTCACGATCACGAGCGTCGATGCGCCGCACACGTTGGTCATGGAACGCAACCCGCAGTTCCAGACCGTCAAGGACGCGGGCGCCGACGAGGTGGCCGACGCGCACGTCGACAAGATCATCGTCACGCAGAACAAGAGCAACAGCGCGCAGGTCACCGACATCGAGCAGAACAAGACCGACTTCATGCACGATCCGCCGGACGCCGACCGGCTGCCCGAGGTCAAGGCGCGGTTCGGTGATCGGTTCCGCCTCGAGGACTCGATCAACACCTACTACTTCTGGATGAACACGCAGCAGGCGCCGTTCAACGACGTCCGCGTGCGTCAGGCCGTCAACTACGCGATCGATCCGGAAGCGCTCAACCGCGTGTTCGGTGGGCGCCTGCACCCCACGCAGCAGATCCTGCCGCCGGGTATGCCCGGATACGAGGAGTTCACGCTGTACCCGGGCCCGGACATGGACAAGGCCAAACAGCTGATCGCCGAGGCCAATCCGGCCGACCGCGACATCACGGTGTGGACCGACGACGAACCCGACCGCAAGCGTATCGGCGAGTACTACCACGACGTGCTCACGCAGCTGGGCTTCAACGCGACGCTGAAAGTCATTGCCGGTGACGTCTACTGGACCACGATCGGCAACCAGACGACACCCGATCTCGACACCGGGTTCGGCGACTGGTTCCAGGACTTCCCGCATCCGGACGACTTCTTCCGGCCACTGATCAACGGGAAGAGCATCCTGCCGACCAACGGCAACAACTTCTCCCGTGTGGCCATCCCCGAACTCGACGCCAAGATGAACGAGCTCCTCACCCAGCAGCTCACGGACGAAACCAAGAAGGGCTACGCCGATCTCGACCGGGCGTACATGGAGCAGGCTGTGTGGGCGCCGTACGGCAACGAGCAACTCGCGACGTTCCTGTCCGACCGGATGGACTTCGACAGGAGCTACCACCATGTGCTGTTCAACCAGGACTTCACGTCGTTCGCGCTCAAATGA
- a CDS encoding ABC transporter permease has product MARFVVRRVLGMIAVLFAISLLVFLIFNVIPNSDPAARIAGKNANPALIARVSADLGLDQPLPVQYVTMMKQIITGQLTSYASNRNVVDQIWQGLPATMSLCIGAAVLWMALSIWFGYLSAVHAGRFTDRALTVLSLAGISMPVFWLAAILLYFLSFKLQLFPSSSYVPLDENPLQWAYHLILPWITLAVLFVGFYSRVLRTNMLDVANEDYVRTAKAKGITPRQVRIRHILRNSLIPVVTLFGLDFGAVVGGGAILTETVFNINGVGLYAGEAVRTLDLPPLIGVTMYGAFFIVLFNTVVDLAYAYLDPRIRLGEAAAV; this is encoded by the coding sequence ATGGCCCGGTTCGTCGTGAGACGCGTGCTCGGCATGATCGCGGTGCTTTTCGCGATCTCGCTGCTCGTGTTCCTCATCTTCAACGTGATCCCCAATTCCGATCCGGCCGCGCGCATCGCGGGCAAGAACGCCAACCCGGCGCTCATCGCCCGGGTCAGCGCGGATCTCGGCCTCGACCAACCGCTGCCCGTGCAGTACGTGACGATGATGAAGCAGATCATCACCGGACAGCTCACGTCGTACGCCAGCAATCGCAATGTCGTGGACCAGATCTGGCAGGGGCTGCCCGCCACGATGTCGCTGTGCATCGGCGCGGCCGTGCTGTGGATGGCATTGTCGATCTGGTTCGGCTACCTCAGCGCCGTGCACGCGGGCCGGTTCACCGACCGTGCGCTCACGGTGCTGTCGCTCGCAGGCATCTCGATGCCCGTGTTCTGGCTCGCCGCGATCCTGCTGTATTTTCTGAGCTTCAAGCTGCAACTGTTTCCATCCAGCAGTTACGTACCGCTGGACGAGAATCCGCTGCAGTGGGCCTACCACCTGATACTGCCGTGGATCACGCTCGCGGTGCTGTTCGTCGGGTTCTACAGCCGCGTGTTGCGCACCAACATGCTCGACGTCGCCAACGAGGACTACGTGCGAACCGCAAAGGCCAAGGGCATCACCCCGCGGCAGGTCCGGATCCGGCACATCCTGCGCAACTCGCTGATCCCGGTGGTCACGCTGTTCGGCCTCGACTTCGGCGCCGTGGTCGGTGGCGGCGCGATCCTGACCGAGACCGTCTTCAACATCAACGGGGTGGGCCTGTACGCCGGTGAGGCGGTCCGCACCCTCGACCTGCCGCCGCTCATCGGCGTCACGATGTACGGCGCGTTCTTCATCGTGTTGTTCAACACGGTCGTCGACCTGGCGTACGCATACCTCGATCCACGAATCCGGCTCGGAGAGGCGGCCGCAGTATGA
- the phnF gene encoding GntR family transcriptional regulator PhnF codes for MTAGAAPRILKHQVVRAELDRMLDGMRIGDPFPAEREIAEQFEVARETVRQALRELLIDGRVERRGRTTVVARPKIRQPLGMGSYTEAAKAQGLSAGRILVAWSDLTADEVLAGVLGVDVGAPVLQLERVLTTDGVRVGLETTKLPAQRYPGLRETFDHEASLYAEIRSRGIAFTRTVDTIDTALPDAREAALLGADARTPMFLLNRVSYDQDDVAIEQRRSLYRGDRMTFTAVMHAKNSAIVS; via the coding sequence GTGACAGCGGGCGCGGCGCCACGGATCCTCAAGCATCAGGTCGTTCGTGCCGAACTGGACCGCATGCTCGACGGTATGCGCATCGGGGATCCCTTCCCCGCCGAGCGGGAGATCGCCGAGCAGTTCGAGGTGGCCAGGGAGACCGTCAGGCAGGCGCTGCGTGAACTGCTCATCGACGGCCGGGTGGAGCGGCGCGGCCGCACGACCGTGGTGGCCCGGCCCAAGATCAGACAACCCCTCGGCATGGGCTCCTATACCGAGGCGGCCAAGGCCCAGGGATTGAGTGCGGGCCGCATCCTGGTCGCGTGGAGTGACCTGACCGCCGACGAGGTGCTCGCCGGCGTGCTCGGTGTCGACGTCGGGGCGCCGGTCCTGCAGTTGGAGCGTGTGCTCACCACCGATGGCGTGCGTGTCGGTCTGGAAACCACCAAACTGCCCGCGCAGCGGTACCCCGGCTTGCGGGAGACGTTCGACCACGAGGCGTCGCTGTACGCCGAGATCCGCAGCCGTGGGATCGCCTTCACGCGGACGGTCGACACGATCGACACGGCGCTCCCGGACGCGCGGGAAGCGGCCCTTCTCGGGGCCGACGCGCGCACTCCCATGTTCCTGCTCAACCGGGTGTCCTACGACCAGGACGACGTTGCCATCGAGCAACGGCGCTCGCTGTATCGCGGCGATCGGATGACGTTCACGGCCGTCATGCACGCTAAGAATTCCGCAATCGTTTCGTGA
- the phnE gene encoding phosphonate ABC transporter, permease protein PhnE, which yields MTTEITRPPAPPSRSTESRKPSFPGLLHVVAIAAVLATIVSAWAIDFVPTALIDGSDNIVALLRRMVPPRLDDPARIGMLAVETLLMAVLGTTLAAIASVPLAFLAARNTTPHPAVQAVARAVITFCRAMPDLLFAVLFVRALGIGVLPGVLALALHSIGMLGKVFADAIEQTDPGPREAVRSTGVGYLRELLNAVVPQVVPSWIATFVYRIDINLRMSVVLGFVGAGGIGFALQDALRGLIYPRALGIVCVILAIIAGMELVAIAIRRILLEPARSSPMRDRVTRFGLSGVLGGSCVAAFVLLKINPVALFTWVFPSIGIFTRMVPPNFDALGADLFTAAAQTVAIGVVATAIGIALSLPAGILAARNVTPHPALYWPARAWILVVRAVPELILAVVFVAALGLGPIAGTCALAIGSIGFLAKLVADAVEEIDPGPMEAVRSVGGGWWKTLFAAVLPQSMPAMVGSSLYLFDVNVRTSTILGIVGAGGVGYLLFESIRTLNFDVAGAIVIVIFVIVYAIERLSGWIRSRLV from the coding sequence ATGACCACCGAGATCACCCGGCCGCCCGCCCCGCCGTCCCGGTCCACAGAGTCCCGAAAGCCTTCCTTTCCCGGTCTTCTGCACGTCGTCGCGATCGCGGCGGTGCTGGCCACCATCGTCTCGGCGTGGGCGATCGATTTCGTACCGACCGCGCTGATCGACGGCAGCGACAACATCGTCGCACTGTTGCGACGCATGGTCCCACCGCGACTCGACGACCCGGCGCGCATCGGCATGCTCGCCGTCGAGACCCTGTTGATGGCGGTGCTCGGCACCACCCTCGCGGCGATCGCGTCGGTTCCGCTGGCATTTCTCGCCGCACGCAACACGACACCGCATCCGGCGGTGCAGGCCGTGGCGCGCGCGGTCATCACGTTCTGTCGCGCAATGCCGGACCTGCTGTTCGCGGTGTTGTTCGTCCGGGCGCTCGGAATTGGCGTGCTGCCTGGTGTTCTCGCACTCGCACTGCATTCGATCGGCATGCTGGGCAAGGTGTTCGCCGACGCGATCGAGCAGACCGATCCGGGACCACGCGAAGCCGTCCGGAGCACGGGTGTCGGCTACTTGCGAGAGCTGCTGAACGCCGTCGTTCCCCAGGTGGTGCCGTCGTGGATCGCCACCTTCGTCTACCGCATCGACATCAACCTGCGCATGTCGGTGGTGCTGGGATTCGTCGGCGCCGGTGGCATCGGGTTCGCCTTGCAGGACGCGTTGCGCGGGCTGATCTATCCCCGCGCACTCGGCATCGTGTGCGTGATCCTCGCGATCATCGCGGGAATGGAACTGGTGGCCATCGCGATTCGGCGGATCCTGCTGGAACCCGCGCGCTCGAGCCCAATGCGCGATCGCGTCACGCGGTTCGGTCTGTCGGGCGTGCTCGGCGGTTCGTGCGTCGCGGCGTTCGTGCTCCTCAAGATCAACCCGGTGGCACTGTTCACGTGGGTGTTCCCGTCAATCGGCATCTTCACCAGGATGGTGCCGCCCAACTTCGACGCACTGGGCGCCGACCTGTTCACCGCGGCCGCGCAGACCGTCGCGATCGGTGTCGTGGCGACCGCGATCGGCATCGCGCTGTCACTGCCGGCCGGAATCCTGGCCGCACGCAACGTGACTCCGCATCCGGCGCTGTACTGGCCGGCCCGGGCGTGGATCCTGGTGGTGCGCGCCGTGCCCGAACTCATCCTGGCGGTCGTGTTCGTCGCGGCCCTGGGCCTCGGGCCCATCGCCGGTACGTGCGCGCTGGCCATCGGATCGATCGGGTTTCTCGCGAAACTCGTCGCCGACGCGGTCGAGGAGATCGATCCGGGCCCCATGGAGGCGGTCCGCTCGGTGGGCGGCGGATGGTGGAAGACGCTGTTCGCCGCGGTGCTTCCCCAATCCATGCCTGCCATGGTCGGTTCGAGCCTCTACCTGTTCGACGTGAACGTCCGCACGTCGACCATCCTCGGCATCGTCGGCGCGGGTGGTGTGGGCTACCTGTTGTTCGAGTCGATCCGCACGCTGAACTTCGACGTCGCAGGCGCCATCGTGATCGTCATCTTCGTGATCGTCTACGCCATCGAACGATTGTCGGGCTGGATCCGGTCACGCTTGGTGTGA
- a CDS encoding cupin domain-containing protein yields MKPTHLVAASAISVVMSGFFAAPAVASPAEGDVERTDLAEGTTTTPIWIVTAGQPTTLTVQSLLLQPGAGSGWHAHPGPEHSVVNSGSVVLRTAPGCAPVTYGTGQSVFIPAGVPHEVSNQGSEEAEVVVTYTLPANVPARDDAPAMCP; encoded by the coding sequence ATGAAACCCACGCACTTGGTCGCCGCCAGCGCCATAAGCGTTGTTATGTCCGGGTTTTTCGCGGCGCCTGCCGTGGCGAGCCCGGCCGAAGGTGATGTCGAGCGGACCGATCTGGCCGAGGGCACCACGACGACGCCGATCTGGATCGTGACCGCGGGTCAGCCCACCACGCTCACGGTGCAGAGTCTCCTGCTGCAACCCGGTGCCGGCAGCGGTTGGCATGCGCATCCCGGGCCCGAGCACTCCGTCGTCAACTCGGGTTCGGTGGTGCTGCGCACCGCACCCGGATGCGCGCCGGTGACCTACGGGACGGGGCAATCGGTGTTCATCCCGGCAGGCGTGCCCCACGAGGTGTCCAACCAGGGATCCGAAGAGGCCGAGGTGGTGGTCACCTACACCCTGCCGGCAAATGTGCCGGCTCGCGACGACGCTCCTGCGATGTGTCCTTAG
- the phnC gene encoding phosphonate ABC transporter ATP-binding protein, with translation MNPVAGDDVVVIARDVTKRFGETLALDHVSLDVHRSELLVLLGLSGSGKSTLLRCLNGLHPVTSGTVDVGGTRVDQASGAQLRALRRRVGFVFQHFNLVGRLSCLENVLIGGLGRLRLPRYGALTYPRHMRAEALAHLDRVGLADYADRRADTLSGGQQQRVAIARTLMQKPALLLADEPVASLDPENAGVVMDLLFRVCIEEKLTVVCTLHQVDLALGWAHRLVGLQGGRKVLDRPAVGMTRDDVMAVYQRVDPAVTPARRV, from the coding sequence GTGAACCCCGTCGCGGGTGATGACGTCGTTGTCATCGCGCGCGACGTCACCAAACGCTTCGGCGAAACGCTGGCCCTGGACCATGTGTCACTCGACGTCCACCGCAGCGAACTCCTCGTGCTGCTCGGCCTGTCCGGCTCGGGCAAATCCACACTGCTGCGCTGCCTCAACGGTTTACATCCGGTGACCTCGGGAACCGTCGACGTCGGCGGGACACGTGTGGACCAGGCCTCGGGCGCCCAGTTGCGGGCGCTGCGCCGCCGCGTCGGGTTCGTGTTCCAGCACTTCAATCTCGTGGGCCGGCTCAGCTGCCTGGAGAACGTCCTCATCGGCGGGCTGGGCCGGCTGCGCCTGCCGCGCTATGGCGCGCTGACCTATCCCCGGCACATGCGGGCGGAGGCACTGGCCCACCTCGACCGTGTCGGGCTCGCCGACTACGCCGACCGCCGGGCTGACACTCTCTCCGGCGGACAACAGCAGCGCGTGGCCATCGCGCGCACGCTGATGCAGAAGCCCGCCCTGCTGCTCGCCGACGAACCGGTCGCGTCACTGGATCCCGAAAATGCCGGCGTGGTCATGGATCTGCTGTTCCGCGTGTGCATCGAGGAAAAGCTGACCGTGGTGTGCACACTGCACCAGGTCGATCTCGCTCTCGGCTGGGCACACCGCCTCGTCGGCCTGCAGGGTGGCCGCAAAGTCCTCGACCGACCTGCCGTCGGGATGACGCGCGACGACGTCATGGCCGTCTACCAGCGCGTCGACCCCGCCGTGACCCCGGCACGTCGCGTATGA
- a CDS encoding glycoside hydrolase family 16 protein yields MDRRSVMFMMGLGVAAAALPVGTAGADPLIGDNPPGPGPAAAAEPTFLFQDEFNGPAGSPPDPAWWYLVPARETIKNPVEWDKPYNMGRYVTDQEHAFQDGKGNLVIRATRGPGTTIQEKYASAKVVGLWRGGIGTTWEARVKLNCLTDGAWPAFWLLNDNPVRGGEVDLVEWYGNRDWPSGTTVHARLDGTSFATNPHPVDSDWHTWRMSWKPEGMYFWKDYAPGMEPFFSVPANSLQDWPFNDPGYTMVPVFNIAVGGSGGREPAGGTYPAEMLVDWIRVFAG; encoded by the coding sequence ATGGATCGTCGCAGTGTGATGTTCATGATGGGTCTGGGGGTGGCAGCCGCTGCACTTCCCGTCGGGACGGCCGGCGCCGACCCACTCATCGGAGATAACCCGCCCGGTCCCGGGCCCGCCGCGGCAGCCGAGCCCACCTTCCTGTTCCAGGACGAGTTCAACGGTCCCGCGGGATCGCCGCCGGATCCCGCGTGGTGGTACCTGGTGCCCGCCCGCGAGACCATCAAGAACCCCGTCGAATGGGACAAGCCGTACAACATGGGGCGGTATGTCACCGACCAGGAACATGCCTTCCAGGACGGCAAGGGCAATCTGGTCATCCGCGCGACGCGGGGGCCGGGTACCACCATCCAGGAGAAGTACGCCAGTGCCAAGGTGGTCGGCCTGTGGCGCGGTGGCATCGGCACCACCTGGGAAGCCCGCGTCAAGCTGAACTGCCTGACCGACGGTGCGTGGCCCGCGTTCTGGCTTCTCAACGACAACCCCGTGCGTGGCGGCGAGGTCGACCTCGTCGAGTGGTACGGCAACCGAGACTGGCCGTCGGGCACGACGGTGCACGCCCGCCTCGACGGCACGTCGTTCGCGACCAATCCGCATCCCGTCGACAGCGACTGGCACACCTGGCGCATGTCGTGGAAACCCGAAGGCATGTACTTCTGGAAGGACTACGCGCCGGGTATGGAGCCGTTCTTCTCGGTTCCCGCGAACTCGTTGCAGGACTGGCCTTTCAACGATCCCGGTTACACCATGGTCCCGGTGTTCAACATCGCCGTCGGCGGCTCCGGCGGACGTGAACCCGCCGGAGGCACCTATCCGGCCGAGATGCTGGTCGACTGGATCCGGGTGTTCGCCGGCTGA
- a CDS encoding phosphate/phosphite/phosphonate ABC transporter substrate-binding protein, whose product MKIRAHHKIATAAACVALLASACSGSDKPQSTTAEGFPETITLAAIPAENSSDLKASYDPLIKMLEKQTGSKVEFVQASDYAGVVEGMIAGNVDLAFFGPFAYVVAGVNGAKMTPLGAVIKDEGGAPGYQSYGLARADEDNINGLKDFAGKKVCFVDPGSTSGFLYPTAGLIEEGVVKSGSEADISAAMSPIFAGGHDSSALAIANGDCDAGFAFDTMVDKTMIDKGDLKPGQLKTVWKSDMIAGSVFAANDALGPEVIDKLKTMFAQDANVKSFEEEGFCEGDACRITDERAWGVVPVTDADYDGVRHVCDVTGSEKCKG is encoded by the coding sequence ATGAAGATCCGTGCTCACCACAAGATCGCCACAGCGGCGGCCTGCGTCGCCCTGCTGGCGTCGGCCTGTTCGGGCTCCGACAAGCCGCAGTCCACCACCGCCGAGGGCTTCCCCGAGACGATCACCCTCGCCGCGATCCCGGCGGAGAACTCCAGCGACCTCAAGGCCAGCTACGACCCACTGATCAAGATGCTGGAGAAGCAGACGGGCTCCAAGGTCGAGTTCGTCCAGGCCTCCGACTATGCGGGCGTGGTCGAGGGCATGATCGCGGGCAACGTCGACCTCGCGTTCTTCGGCCCGTTCGCCTACGTGGTCGCGGGGGTCAACGGAGCCAAGATGACCCCACTCGGCGCGGTGATCAAGGACGAGGGCGGTGCCCCCGGCTACCAGTCCTACGGGCTCGCGCGCGCCGACGAGGACAACATCAACGGGCTCAAGGACTTTGCCGGCAAGAAGGTGTGCTTCGTCGATCCGGGGTCGACGTCGGGCTTTTTGTACCCGACCGCGGGCCTGATCGAGGAAGGTGTGGTCAAGTCGGGTTCTGAGGCCGACATCTCCGCCGCGATGTCACCGATCTTCGCAGGCGGGCATGATTCCTCGGCGCTCGCGATCGCCAACGGCGACTGCGACGCGGGCTTCGCGTTCGACACCATGGTCGACAAGACCATGATCGACAAGGGCGACCTCAAACCCGGTCAGCTCAAGACGGTGTGGAAATCGGACATGATCGCCGGTTCGGTGTTCGCCGCCAACGACGCGTTGGGCCCCGAGGTCATCGACAAGCTCAAGACCATGTTCGCTCAAGATGCCAACGTCAAATCCTTTGAGGAAGAGGGATTCTGCGAAGGTGACGCATGCCGCATCACCGATGAGCGGGCCTGGGGCGTGGTGCCGGTCACCGACGCGGACTACGACGGCGTGCGCCATGTGTGCGACGTGACGGGCTCCGAGAAGTGCAAGGGCTGA
- a CDS encoding ABC transporter permease — protein MTDVAEPVTVAGPVPATGHSPWYLAWTRLRRNKVALFSGGVFILIVLFCLAAPLWSEHVAHTLPNENHITDQVLIDGVETYVVSPDGTPIGPGLHGRYLLGADQNGRDVMVRLMYGGRTSIYIGLTAALVTTVLAVVIGLLAGFYRGWIDTVLSRIMDVMWAFPVLLLGIALGTALALGGFKLGVIHVAGDSLWIPILIIGCVYVPYMARPIRGEVLALRQKEFIEAAVAMGKGPVRIMITELLPNIVSTIIVFFTLNIANNMLLESALSFLGAGVRPPNASWGTMIADGYQTIYTAPHLTIVPGLMIVVTVLSLNVFGDGLREALDPKAKIRLEH, from the coding sequence ATGACCGACGTAGCTGAACCTGTCACGGTGGCCGGGCCCGTCCCGGCCACCGGCCACAGCCCCTGGTATCTCGCCTGGACGCGGTTGCGTCGCAACAAGGTTGCGCTCTTCAGTGGCGGCGTCTTCATCCTGATCGTGCTGTTCTGCCTGGCCGCTCCGCTGTGGTCTGAACACGTGGCGCACACCTTGCCCAACGAGAACCACATCACCGATCAGGTCCTCATCGACGGCGTGGAAACCTACGTGGTCTCCCCCGACGGCACTCCCATCGGACCGGGCCTGCACGGCAGATATCTCCTCGGGGCCGACCAGAACGGCCGCGACGTGATGGTGCGGTTGATGTACGGCGGCCGCACGTCGATCTACATCGGTCTGACCGCCGCGCTGGTGACCACCGTGCTGGCCGTGGTCATCGGCCTTCTGGCCGGCTTCTACCGCGGCTGGATCGACACCGTGCTGTCTCGGATCATGGACGTCATGTGGGCGTTCCCGGTGCTGCTGCTGGGCATCGCGCTCGGTACCGCGCTGGCGCTCGGCGGATTCAAGCTCGGGGTCATCCACGTGGCCGGTGATTCACTGTGGATCCCGATCCTCATCATCGGCTGTGTCTACGTGCCCTACATGGCGCGGCCGATCCGCGGCGAGGTACTTGCGTTGCGGCAGAAGGAGTTCATCGAGGCCGCGGTCGCGATGGGCAAGGGACCGGTCCGGATCATGATCACCGAACTGCTGCCCAACATCGTCTCGACCATCATCGTGTTCTTCACGCTGAACATCGCCAACAACATGCTGCTGGAGTCGGCGCTGTCGTTCCTGGGCGCGGGTGTACGTCCGCCGAATGCGTCGTGGGGCACGATGATCGCCGACGGATACCAGACCATCTACACCGCACCGCACCTGACGATCGTCCCCGGTCTGATGATCGTCGTCACGGTGCTGTCTCTCAACGTCTTCGGTGACGGGCTGCGTGAAGCGCTCGATCCCAAGGCCAAGATCCGGTTGGAGCACTAA